In Nocardia asteroides, a single genomic region encodes these proteins:
- a CDS encoding GNAT family N-acetyltransferase: MNTELKHNAEDTRFEIYVDEVLAGYADYAERGTVRDFNHTVTFPEFRRRGVAAEVVEYALRDSREHGFTVLPTCWYVEQFIAAHNEYRDLVAS, translated from the coding sequence ATGAACACCGAGCTCAAACACAATGCCGAGGACACCAGGTTCGAGATCTATGTGGACGAGGTGCTGGCCGGGTACGCCGACTACGCCGAGCGCGGCACCGTCCGCGATTTCAACCACACCGTGACGTTCCCCGAGTTCCGCCGCCGCGGGGTCGCCGCCGAGGTGGTCGAGTACGCGCTGCGCGACTCGCGCGAGCACGGCTTCACCGTGCTGCCCACCTGCTGGTACGTGGAGCAGTTCATCGCCGCGCACAACGAATACCGCGACCTCGTCGCGTCCTGA
- a CDS encoding Type 1 glutamine amidotransferase-like domain-containing protein, giving the protein MRLFLASYRFGAHADRLLELVGTPGRVGLIPNACDAWPAAWHSAVTSDEVPLRRLGFRPEVVDLREYAGAPEKLRATLAGFPLLWVRGGNTFVLRAQFARSGADAVLPALLADDALVYAGYSAGACLLSPDLHGIEEADDPAEVRPATGAEPRWDGLGLIDRPIVPHIDSPTDPDGSCTRLAARFRAEGKPHWALTDDDAVIVDGGRPELLN; this is encoded by the coding sequence ATGCGGCTCTTCCTGGCGAGCTACCGCTTCGGCGCGCACGCCGACCGGCTGCTCGAGCTGGTCGGCACCCCGGGCCGGGTCGGGCTGATCCCGAATGCCTGCGACGCCTGGCCAGCCGCCTGGCACTCCGCGGTGACCAGCGACGAGGTGCCGCTGCGGCGCCTCGGCTTCCGCCCCGAGGTGGTCGACCTGCGCGAGTACGCGGGCGCGCCGGAGAAGCTGCGCGCCACCCTCGCCGGGTTCCCGCTGCTCTGGGTGCGCGGCGGCAACACCTTCGTGCTGCGCGCCCAGTTCGCCCGCAGCGGCGCGGACGCCGTGCTGCCCGCGCTGCTCGCCGACGATGCCCTCGTCTACGCCGGGTACAGCGCGGGCGCCTGCCTGCTGAGCCCGGACCTGCACGGCATCGAGGAGGCCGACGACCCGGCCGAGGTGCGTCCGGCCACCGGCGCCGAACCTCGCTGGGACGGGCTCGGGCTGATCGACCGCCCGATCGTGCCGCACATCGACTCCCCCACCGACCCGGACGGCAGCTGCACCCGGCTCGCCGCGCGCTTCCGCGCCGAAGGCAAGCCGCATTGGGCCCTCACCGACGACGACGCGGTGATCGTCGACGGCGGCCGGCCCGAGCTGCTGAACTGA
- a CDS encoding acyl-CoA dehydrogenase: MAGNPDFDLFKLEDFHDELRAAIRALSEKEIAPYAKDVDEKARFPEEALAALNASGFNAVHVPEQFGGQGADSVATCIVIEEVARVCGSSSLIPAVNKLGTMGLILNGSDELKQQVLPDIVNGEMASYALSEREAGSDAASMRTRAKQDGDSWVLNGSKCWITNGGKSSWYTVMAVTDAEKGSNGISAFLVHSDDEGFVVGPLEHKLGIKGSPTAELYFENCRIPGDRIVGEPGTGFKTALQTLDHTRPTIGAQAVGLAQGALDAAIAYTKDRKQFGTRIADFQNTQFMLADMAMKIEAARLMVYTSAARAERGEKNLGFISAAAKCFASDVAMEVTTNAVQLFGGAGYTTDFPVERMMRDAKITQIYEGTNQIQRVVMSRALLR; the protein is encoded by the coding sequence ATGGCGGGTAACCCCGATTTCGACCTGTTCAAGCTGGAGGACTTCCACGACGAGCTGCGCGCCGCCATCCGCGCGCTGTCGGAGAAGGAGATCGCCCCGTACGCCAAGGACGTGGACGAGAAGGCCCGCTTCCCCGAAGAGGCGCTGGCGGCGCTCAACGCCTCCGGCTTCAACGCCGTGCACGTGCCGGAGCAGTTCGGCGGCCAGGGCGCCGACTCGGTCGCCACCTGCATCGTGATCGAGGAGGTCGCCCGGGTCTGCGGCTCCTCCTCGCTCATCCCCGCGGTGAACAAGCTCGGCACCATGGGGCTCATCCTGAACGGCTCGGACGAGCTCAAGCAGCAGGTCCTGCCCGACATCGTGAACGGCGAGATGGCCTCCTACGCGCTCTCCGAGCGCGAGGCGGGCTCGGACGCCGCCTCCATGCGCACCCGGGCCAAGCAGGACGGCGACAGCTGGGTGCTCAACGGCTCCAAGTGCTGGATCACCAACGGCGGCAAGTCCTCCTGGTACACCGTGATGGCGGTGACCGACGCCGAGAAGGGCTCGAACGGCATCTCGGCGTTCCTCGTGCACTCCGATGACGAGGGCTTCGTGGTCGGCCCGCTGGAGCACAAGCTCGGCATCAAGGGCTCGCCCACCGCCGAGCTGTACTTCGAGAACTGCCGCATCCCCGGCGACCGCATCGTCGGCGAGCCGGGCACCGGCTTCAAGACCGCGCTGCAGACCCTCGACCACACCCGCCCCACCATCGGCGCGCAGGCCGTCGGGCTGGCCCAGGGCGCGCTGGACGCCGCGATCGCCTACACCAAGGACCGCAAGCAGTTCGGCACCAGGATCGCCGACTTCCAGAACACCCAGTTCATGCTGGCCGACATGGCGATGAAGATCGAGGCCGCCCGGCTCATGGTCTACACCTCCGCGGCCCGCGCCGAGCGCGGCGAGAAGAACCTGGGCTTCATCTCCGCCGCCGCCAAGTGCTTCGCCTCGGACGTCGCCATGGAGGTCACCACCAACGCCGTCCAGCTCTTCGGCGGCGCCGGCTACACCACCGACTTCCCGGTGGAGCGGATGATGCGCGACGCCAAGATCACCCAGATCTACGAGGGCACCAACCAGATCCAGCGGGTCGTCATGTCGCGCGCACTGCTGCGCTGA
- a CDS encoding TetR family transcriptional regulator: MTIDESARIRAGADTARFRLAVVEQALLLFAQKGYEATTVDEIAEAAGISRRTFFRQFRSKEDVIFADHESQLAQAAAFLDGSDGDPWEAVCTAVVQVFERFTQWREIAARRYRVVRQVPALREREIVTVFRYERLFTDFLRERLPEVPDLSRVQFTAAVTATHNYLLRRMVRGESDAGAADLRQELAAIPRGAPGEEMVVAVFPRGMAPRRVADLVTRQLGSL; this comes from the coding sequence GTGACCATCGACGAATCCGCGCGAATCCGTGCAGGCGCCGACACGGCTCGGTTCCGGCTCGCCGTGGTGGAGCAGGCGCTGCTGCTGTTCGCCCAGAAGGGCTACGAGGCCACGACCGTCGACGAGATCGCGGAGGCGGCGGGGATCTCGCGGCGGACCTTCTTCCGGCAGTTCCGGTCGAAGGAGGACGTGATCTTCGCCGACCACGAGTCGCAGCTGGCGCAGGCGGCGGCCTTCCTCGACGGCTCGGACGGCGATCCGTGGGAGGCGGTCTGCACCGCGGTGGTGCAGGTGTTCGAGCGGTTCACGCAGTGGCGGGAGATCGCGGCGCGGCGGTACCGGGTGGTGCGGCAGGTGCCCGCGCTGCGCGAGCGCGAGATCGTCACGGTGTTCCGCTACGAGCGGCTCTTCACCGACTTCCTGCGCGAGCGGCTGCCCGAGGTGCCTGACCTGAGCCGGGTGCAGTTCACCGCCGCCGTCACCGCGACGCACAACTACCTGCTGCGCCGGATGGTGCGCGGCGAGTCCGACGCGGGCGCCGCCGACCTGCGCCAGGAGCTGGCCGCGATCCCGCGCGGGGCGCCGGGCGAGGAGATGGTGGTCGCGGTCTTCCCGCGTGGCATGGCGCCTCGGCGGGTAGCCGACCTGGTGACCAGGCAACTCGGTAGTCTGTGA
- a CDS encoding NAD(P)(+) transhydrogenase (Re/Si-specific) subunit beta, with product MDNLVNILYIISFALFIYGLMGLTGPKTAVRGNWIAAFGMGLAVVATLIAVRDTGNWILIVGGLVVGVVLGVPPAKYTKMTAMPQLVAAFNGVGGGTVALIAWAEFLDTTGFSNFKHGESPTVHIIVGSLFAAIIGSISFWGSLIAFGKLQEILPGKPIGLGRLQQPLNLLLLIAAVAAAVVIGLGASDGGAEWWWMVLLLVAAGILGLMVVLPIGGADMPVVISLLNALTGLSAAAAGLALNNTAMIVAGMIVGASGTILTNLMAKAMNRSIPAIVAGGFGGGGAAPGASGDGEAKTAKATSAADAAIQMAYANQVIVVPGYGMAVAQAQHAVKEMAALLEAKGVEVKYAIHPVAGRMPGHMNVLLAEAEVSYDAMKEMDDVNGEFNRTDVALVIGANDVTNPAAREDTSSPIYGMPVLNVDQARSVIVLKRSMNSGFAGIDNPLFYADHTSMLFGDAKKSVGAVTEELKAL from the coding sequence ATGGACAACTTGGTCAATATCCTCTACATCATCTCGTTCGCGCTCTTCATCTACGGCCTGATGGGGCTGACCGGCCCGAAGACGGCGGTGCGCGGCAACTGGATCGCGGCCTTCGGCATGGGGCTCGCGGTGGTCGCGACGCTCATCGCGGTGCGCGACACCGGCAACTGGATCCTGATCGTCGGCGGCCTCGTGGTCGGCGTCGTGCTCGGCGTCCCGCCGGCGAAGTACACCAAGATGACGGCGATGCCGCAGCTGGTCGCGGCGTTCAACGGCGTCGGCGGCGGCACGGTCGCGCTGATCGCGTGGGCCGAGTTCCTGGACACCACCGGGTTCTCGAACTTCAAGCACGGCGAGTCCCCGACCGTCCACATCATCGTCGGCTCGCTCTTCGCGGCGATCATCGGCTCGATCTCGTTCTGGGGCTCGCTCATCGCCTTCGGCAAGCTGCAGGAGATCCTGCCCGGCAAGCCGATCGGCCTCGGGCGGTTGCAGCAGCCGCTGAACCTGCTGCTGCTCATCGCCGCGGTCGCGGCCGCGGTGGTCATCGGGCTCGGCGCGAGCGACGGCGGCGCCGAGTGGTGGTGGATGGTGCTGCTGCTGGTCGCGGCGGGCATCCTCGGCCTCATGGTGGTGCTGCCGATCGGCGGCGCGGACATGCCGGTCGTGATCTCGCTGCTCAACGCGCTGACCGGGCTCTCCGCCGCGGCGGCCGGGCTGGCGCTGAACAACACCGCCATGATCGTGGCGGGCATGATCGTCGGCGCCTCGGGCACGATCCTGACCAACCTGATGGCCAAGGCGATGAACCGCTCGATCCCGGCGATCGTCGCGGGCGGCTTCGGCGGCGGCGGTGCTGCGCCGGGCGCGAGCGGAGACGGCGAGGCGAAGACGGCCAAGGCGACCAGCGCGGCGGATGCCGCGATTCAGATGGCCTACGCCAACCAGGTCATCGTGGTCCCCGGCTACGGCATGGCCGTGGCCCAGGCGCAGCACGCGGTCAAGGAGATGGCGGCGCTGCTCGAGGCCAAGGGCGTCGAGGTCAAGTACGCCATCCATCCGGTGGCCGGCCGCATGCCGGGACACATGAACGTGCTGCTGGCCGAGGCCGAGGTCTCCTACGACGCCATGAAGGAGATGGACGACGTCAACGGCGAGTTCAACCGGACCGACGTCGCCCTGGTGATCGGCGCGAACGACGTCACCAACCCGGCCGCCCGCGAGGACACCAGCAGCCCGATCTACGGCATGCCGGTGCTCAACGTCGACCAGGCCAGGAGCGTCATCGTGCTCAAGCGCTCGATGAACTCCGGCTTCGCGGGCATCGACAACCCGCTGTTCTACGCCGACCACACCTCCATGCTGTTCGGCGACGCCAAGAAGTCCGTCGGTGCGGTCACCGAGGAGCTCAAGGCGCTGTAG
- a CDS encoding MFS transporter, producing MLSTTPAPPVRAARAAVFTVFALNGLLLSLWVVHIPAITDRTGVAPAQLGTFILLLAGAGIVGMRITGPLADRFGSRALVAAAAVLVSLGVLGPGFATGPLTLALALALFGFGNGALDVSMNTQAVHVERAYGRPIMSAFHALFSGGGFLGALIGAATQRAGLDLRLTLVLAAATGLLLTAALVPRLLRELPEPEPAAAAAAPKPRSARGLRVLALAAIAFVLLLTEGAAADWSALQVRDHLGTTESTAALAFAAFSATMTAGRLVADRVSGRFGPVFVVRWGCVTAGLGLALVVGSGWLPATLLGWALCGIGLSGGVPQIFTAAGNLGSGGSAGTDMSRVFAIGYVGLLAGPAIIGWLTELVPLGTALAVPLVLVLVCSWFAGVVAPDAPNAPARS from the coding sequence ATGCTCTCGACGACACCGGCGCCCCCGGTGCGCGCCGCGCGGGCCGCGGTGTTCACCGTCTTCGCGCTCAACGGCCTGCTGCTCTCGCTCTGGGTGGTGCACATCCCGGCGATCACCGATCGCACCGGGGTGGCCCCCGCCCAGCTCGGCACCTTCATCCTGCTGCTGGCCGGGGCGGGCATCGTCGGCATGCGGATCACCGGGCCGCTGGCCGACCGGTTCGGCAGCCGGGCGCTGGTCGCGGCCGCCGCGGTGCTGGTCTCGCTCGGCGTGCTCGGCCCCGGCTTCGCCACCGGCCCGCTCACCCTCGCGCTCGCGCTCGCCCTGTTCGGCTTCGGCAACGGCGCGCTCGACGTCTCGATGAACACCCAGGCGGTGCATGTCGAGCGGGCCTACGGCAGGCCGATCATGTCCGCCTTCCACGCGCTCTTCTCCGGCGGCGGCTTCCTCGGCGCGCTGATCGGCGCCGCGACCCAGCGCGCGGGGCTCGACCTGCGGCTCACCCTGGTGCTGGCCGCCGCCACCGGCCTGCTGCTCACCGCCGCACTGGTCCCGCGGCTGCTGCGCGAGCTGCCCGAGCCGGAGCCGGCGGCGGCCGCCGCGGCGCCGAAACCGCGCAGCGCCCGCGGGCTTCGGGTTCTCGCGCTGGCCGCCATCGCCTTCGTGCTGCTGCTCACCGAGGGCGCGGCCGCCGACTGGAGCGCGCTGCAGGTCCGCGACCACCTCGGCACCACCGAGTCAACCGCGGCCCTCGCCTTCGCCGCCTTCTCCGCCACCATGACCGCGGGCAGGCTGGTGGCGGACCGGGTGAGCGGGCGCTTCGGCCCGGTCTTCGTGGTGCGCTGGGGCTGCGTCACGGCCGGGCTCGGGCTGGCGCTCGTGGTCGGCTCCGGCTGGCTGCCCGCCACCCTGCTCGGCTGGGCGCTGTGCGGAATCGGGCTCTCCGGCGGGGTGCCGCAGATCTTCACCGCCGCGGGCAACCTCGGCTCCGGCGGGTCGGCGGGTACCGACATGTCCCGGGTCTTCGCCATCGGCTACGTCGGGCTGCTGGCCGGGCCCGCGATCATCGGCTGGCTCACCGAGCTGGTCCCGCTCGGCACCGCGCTCGCGGTGCCGCTGGTACTGGTGCTGGTCTGCTCCTGGTTCGCCGGGGTGGTCGCCCCCGACGCGCCGAACGCCCCCGCTCGGTCCTGA
- a CDS encoding GtrA family protein — protein MGEPADLRDEATAPESSLDGIADRFGRWCERVVALLPLGLDRLIPPTFLGFALINTGTFGVDLLLLTIMYGGLGLPIWFAVSAAYACAFGLAFVLNRSFNFHSHAPVAGQAAVYTVVVVVNYAAFILGVGGGLVALGVDYHLSRILAGGCEAVYMYSAMRWVVFRRR, from the coding sequence GTGGGCGAACCGGCGGACCTCCGCGACGAAGCAACGGCACCCGAATCGTCGCTGGACGGCATCGCGGACCGCTTCGGCCGCTGGTGCGAGCGGGTGGTCGCGCTGCTCCCGCTCGGCCTGGACCGGCTGATCCCGCCGACCTTCCTCGGCTTCGCGCTGATCAATACCGGCACCTTCGGCGTCGACCTGCTGCTGCTGACGATCATGTACGGCGGCCTCGGGCTGCCGATCTGGTTCGCGGTGAGCGCCGCCTACGCCTGCGCCTTCGGGCTGGCCTTCGTGCTGAACCGGAGCTTCAACTTCCACTCGCACGCGCCGGTGGCCGGGCAGGCGGCGGTGTACACGGTGGTCGTGGTGGTCAACTACGCGGCCTTCATCCTCGGGGTCGGCGGCGGGCTCGTCGCGCTCGGCGTCGACTACCACCTGTCCCGGATCCTGGCGGGCGGCTGCGAGGCCGTCTACATGTACAGCGCGATGCGCTGGGTCGTCTTCCGGCGGCGCTGA
- a CDS encoding HIT family protein, with protein sequence MTDCVFCAIVAGTAPATVVHEDADVLAFLDIRPIARGHTLVIPRSHATELDELEPELGAAVFRTGHRLARAARRGGLAADGANLVLNDGKAAFQTVGHVHLHVIPRRSGDRARFAAGLLLRRPHDAESTAAAIRAGLAALDAR encoded by the coding sequence GTGACCGACTGCGTCTTCTGCGCCATCGTGGCCGGAACCGCCCCCGCGACCGTCGTCCACGAGGACGCGGACGTGCTGGCGTTCCTCGACATCCGACCGATCGCCCGCGGGCACACGCTCGTGATCCCGAGGAGCCACGCCACCGAGCTCGACGAGCTGGAGCCCGAGCTCGGCGCCGCCGTCTTCCGCACCGGGCACCGGCTGGCCCGCGCGGCCCGCCGCGGCGGGCTCGCCGCGGACGGCGCGAACCTGGTGCTGAACGACGGCAAGGCCGCCTTCCAGACCGTCGGGCACGTGCACCTGCACGTGATCCCGCGCCGCTCCGGCGACAGGGCCCGCTTCGCCGCCGGGCTGCTGCTGCGGCGGCCGCACGACGCCGAATCCACCGCCGCCGCGATCCGCGCCGGCCTGGCCGCGCTCGACGCGCGATGA
- a CDS encoding maleylpyruvate isomerase family mycothiol-dependent enzyme, which produces MSEPEQAELIDLLAEQWQALGRLVADLDEPGWRTPTALPGWTVFDVLAHVIGTESWLLGERPPAADPLRPKVDVRELPHVRNETGVLNEIWVDRLRPLPPAGLFELYTSVTERRTAALRALDAEAWAAMTPSPIGEVSYGRFMRVRLFDCWMHEIDIADALGVTVAEGGCRGEVAFQEFLGSIPRVLVKRGQAPDGARIEIELSGALARTLRVAVTGRAGFVDALDGPPDAAIALDSGLFTRLGGGRTPATAHEGEIALRGDTELGKRLVRSLAFTI; this is translated from the coding sequence GTGAGCGAACCCGAGCAGGCCGAGCTGATCGACCTGTTGGCAGAGCAGTGGCAGGCGCTCGGCCGCCTCGTCGCCGACCTGGACGAGCCCGGCTGGCGCACCCCGACGGCGCTGCCCGGCTGGACCGTCTTCGACGTGCTGGCGCACGTGATCGGCACCGAGTCCTGGCTGCTCGGCGAGCGCCCGCCCGCCGCCGACCCGCTGCGCCCCAAGGTCGACGTGCGCGAGCTGCCGCACGTGCGCAACGAGACCGGCGTGCTGAACGAGATCTGGGTGGACCGGCTGCGCCCGCTGCCGCCCGCCGGGCTGTTCGAGCTCTACACCTCGGTGACCGAGCGCCGCACCGCCGCGCTGCGCGCGCTGGACGCCGAGGCGTGGGCCGCGATGACCCCCTCGCCGATCGGCGAGGTGAGCTACGGCCGCTTCATGCGGGTGCGGCTCTTCGACTGCTGGATGCACGAGATCGACATCGCGGACGCGCTCGGCGTCACCGTGGCCGAGGGCGGCTGCCGCGGCGAGGTGGCGTTCCAGGAGTTCCTCGGCTCGATCCCCCGGGTGCTGGTCAAGCGCGGGCAGGCGCCGGACGGCGCGCGGATCGAGATCGAGCTGAGCGGCGCGCTCGCCCGCACGCTGCGGGTCGCGGTCACGGGCAGAGCCGGTTTCGTGGACGCGCTCGACGGCCCGCCGGACGCCGCGATCGCCCTCGACTCCGGGCTCTTCACCCGGCTCGGCGGCGGCCGCACCCCGGCCACCGCGCACGAGGGCGAGATCGCGCTGCGCGGCGACACCGAGCTCGGCAAGCGGCTCGTGCGCTCGCTCGCCTTCACCATCTGA
- a CDS encoding NAD(P) transhydrogenase subunit alpha gives MYTELLANIAILVLSGFVGFAVISKVPNTLHTPLMSGTNAIHGIVVLGALVTLGKVQDPSIGIQIILFVAVVFGTLNVIGGFVVTDRMLGMFKGKKPAPKAGE, from the coding sequence ATGTACACCGAACTGCTCGCGAACATCGCGATCCTCGTGCTCTCCGGGTTCGTCGGGTTCGCCGTCATCTCCAAGGTCCCGAACACCCTGCACACCCCGCTGATGTCGGGCACCAACGCCATCCACGGCATCGTCGTGCTCGGCGCCCTGGTGACGCTCGGCAAGGTGCAGGACCCCTCGATCGGCATCCAGATCATCCTGTTCGTCGCCGTGGTCTTCGGCACGCTGAACGTCATCGGCGGCTTCGTGGTGACCGACCGCATGCTCGGCATGTTCAAGGGCAAGAAGCCCGCCCCGAAGGCTGGTGAGTGA
- a CDS encoding Re/Si-specific NAD(P)(+) transhydrogenase subunit alpha, with product METTQSAGDPSPRGARVGVVRESGTGERRVALVPKIVPSLLAKGVDVVVEAGAGAGALIPDAAYVEAGATVGDPWSADVVVKVAPPTDAEVGKLTSGQTLIGFLAPRNAENQIGALKTAGVQAFAVEAIPRISRAQVMDALSSQANVAGYKAVLLAASESTRFFPMLTTAAGTVKPATVLVLGVGVAGLQALATAKRLGGRTTGYDVRPEVADQVRSVGAQWLDLGIDAAGEGGYARELTDEEKAKQQQALEDAIKGFDVVITTALVPGRPAPRLVTAAAVEGMKPGSVIIDLAGETGGNCELTEPGQTVVKHDVTIASPLNLPATMPEHASELYSKNIFALLDLMLADGKLAPDFGDQVLADSCVTREAV from the coding sequence GTGGAGACAACGCAGAGCGCAGGCGACCCGTCGCCGCGCGGCGCGCGTGTCGGGGTCGTACGCGAGTCCGGCACGGGCGAGCGGCGGGTGGCCCTGGTGCCCAAGATCGTTCCGAGTCTGCTCGCGAAGGGCGTCGATGTCGTGGTGGAGGCGGGCGCCGGAGCGGGCGCGCTGATTCCCGACGCCGCCTACGTGGAGGCGGGCGCGACCGTCGGCGACCCCTGGTCCGCCGATGTGGTGGTGAAGGTGGCCCCGCCCACCGACGCCGAGGTCGGCAAGCTGACCAGCGGGCAGACGCTGATCGGGTTCCTCGCCCCGCGCAACGCCGAGAACCAGATCGGCGCGCTGAAAACGGCGGGCGTGCAGGCGTTCGCCGTGGAGGCCATCCCGCGGATCTCGCGCGCGCAGGTCATGGATGCCCTTTCCTCGCAGGCGAACGTCGCCGGGTACAAGGCCGTCCTGCTGGCCGCCTCGGAGTCGACCCGCTTCTTCCCCATGCTGACCACCGCGGCGGGCACCGTGAAGCCGGCCACCGTGCTGGTACTCGGGGTCGGCGTCGCCGGGCTGCAGGCGCTGGCGACGGCGAAGCGGCTCGGCGGCCGGACCACCGGCTACGACGTGCGGCCCGAGGTGGCCGACCAGGTCCGCTCGGTGGGCGCGCAGTGGCTCGACCTCGGCATCGACGCGGCCGGTGAGGGCGGGTACGCCCGCGAGCTCACCGACGAGGAGAAGGCGAAGCAGCAGCAGGCGCTGGAGGATGCCATCAAGGGCTTCGACGTGGTGATCACCACCGCGCTCGTCCCCGGCCGCCCCGCGCCGCGACTGGTGACCGCCGCCGCGGTGGAGGGCATGAAGCCGGGCAGCGTGATCATCGACCTGGCCGGCGAGACCGGCGGCAACTGCGAGCTGACCGAGCCGGGGCAGACCGTGGTCAAGCACGACGTCACCATCGCCTCGCCGCTGAACCTGCCCGCCACCATGCCCGAGCACGCCAGCGAGCTGTACTCCAAGAACATCTTCGCGCTGCTCGACCTGATGCTGGCGGACGGCAAGCTCGCGCCCGACTTCGGCGATCAGGTCCTCGCCGATTCCTGCGTCACCCGTGAGGCGGTCTGA
- a CDS encoding FAD-binding oxidoreductase — MQLQDLIATLPAGAVVTDPDVLAGYRHDWAKDPGAGTPLAVVRATATADVAATLRWAHAHGVPVVPRGAGSGLSGGATAVAGGIVLCTERMRAISVDPVTRTAVVQPGLLNAEVKRAVAEHGLWYPPDPSSFEICSIGGNAATNAGGLCCVKYGVTSDYVLGMEVVLAEGTPVRLGGPRLKDSAGLSLTKLFVGSEGTLGVITELTLRLLPAQPPLSTVVASFADLHSATEAILAITAALRPAMLEFMDAVAVNAVEDELRMGLDRSAAALLVARSDAPGAFAAHEAELMVAACEKAGATEVFSTADPEEGEAFTAARRFAIPAVERLGPLLLEDVGVPLPRLADLVSGIAEIAERNAVTVSVIAHAGDGNTHPLIVHDPADAEQTARAHRAFGEIMDLAIALGGTITGEHGVGRLKKAWLPDQVGPDVMALTRRIKDALDPTGILNPGAIL, encoded by the coding sequence GTGCAGCTACAGGACTTGATCGCCACGCTCCCCGCGGGCGCCGTCGTCACCGACCCGGACGTGCTGGCCGGGTACCGCCACGACTGGGCGAAGGATCCCGGCGCGGGCACCCCGCTCGCCGTCGTCCGCGCCACCGCCACCGCGGACGTCGCGGCCACGCTGCGCTGGGCGCACGCGCACGGCGTTCCGGTGGTGCCGCGCGGGGCGGGCTCCGGGCTCTCCGGCGGCGCGACCGCGGTGGCGGGTGGCATCGTGCTCTGCACCGAGCGGATGCGCGCGATCAGCGTCGATCCGGTGACGCGCACCGCGGTGGTGCAGCCCGGGCTGCTGAACGCCGAGGTCAAGCGGGCCGTCGCGGAGCACGGGCTGTGGTACCCGCCGGACCCGTCGTCGTTCGAGATCTGCTCGATCGGCGGCAACGCGGCCACCAACGCGGGCGGCCTCTGCTGCGTGAAGTACGGCGTGACCAGCGACTACGTGCTCGGCATGGAGGTGGTGCTCGCCGAAGGAACCCCGGTGCGGCTGGGCGGGCCGCGGCTCAAGGACTCCGCCGGGCTCTCGCTCACCAAGCTCTTCGTCGGCAGCGAGGGAACGCTCGGCGTGATCACCGAGCTCACCCTGCGGCTGCTGCCCGCGCAGCCACCGCTCAGCACCGTCGTCGCGAGCTTCGCCGACCTGCACTCCGCCACCGAGGCGATCCTCGCCATCACCGCCGCGCTGCGCCCGGCCATGCTGGAGTTCATGGACGCGGTCGCGGTCAACGCGGTCGAGGACGAGCTGCGCATGGGGCTGGACCGCTCGGCCGCCGCGCTGCTGGTCGCCCGCTCCGACGCGCCGGGCGCCTTCGCCGCGCACGAGGCCGAGCTGATGGTCGCCGCCTGCGAGAAGGCAGGGGCCACCGAGGTTTTCAGCACCGCCGACCCGGAGGAGGGCGAGGCGTTCACCGCGGCCCGCCGGTTCGCCATCCCGGCGGTGGAGCGGCTCGGGCCGCTGCTGCTCGAGGACGTCGGGGTGCCGCTGCCCCGGCTCGCCGACCTGGTCTCCGGGATCGCCGAGATCGCCGAGCGCAACGCGGTGACGGTCTCGGTGATCGCGCACGCCGGGGACGGCAATACGCACCCGCTCATCGTGCACGACCCGGCCGACGCCGAGCAGACCGCGCGGGCGCACCGCGCCTTCGGCGAGATCATGGACCTGGCCATCGCGCTCGGCGGAACCATCACCGGCGAGCACGGCGTCGGCCGGTTGAAGAAGGCCTGGCTGCCGGATCAGGTCGGCCCCGACGTGATGGCGCTGACCAGGCGGATCAAGGACGCGCTCGACCCGACCGGCATCCTCAACCCCGGCGCGATCCTGTGA